The following are encoded together in the bacterium genome:
- a CDS encoding Ig-like domain-containing protein: MSSRRFILLALLLGLALALASCSDDDPTDPATDTTAPLVVSVNPSQDDDDVSLDEELVIVFNEDMDPASADGSVTLSGCTVTDTDWTDARTLVVSHTDWPEGTEITATATVGLTDEAGNALATAFAWNFWTWTDEVLLLNTTPDDDAVGVPINTTVWLQFSQDMDAGTLPGAITVTSPDKVAHAYTLDMLESDSECVLTFTDDLPASTLITVAVSTAAESGEGTPLTTAASFSFTTGTNADLTPPQLISIEPADGTSIGTDVSFFRMTFSEPIDDNSLNPAMISGQLMTAFTSTDQPGVWSENYTVITVGLRTPLIPGSIFRVEFVSFADVNGNVNDDGFEWQATVAGTAQFVPVIDGWAQYYQGYYQETNPTNFGSVEELQLCEVKTGGEFWLWHNSYYQSDPSKDFPEMTEYDRMKLTSSAVQFLGFHEMRDMEPSDVTFTPPIDWLRLPVVTSSWSGTAAIDDSSQVDYTVAVLAGTFELPYGNQPSKQSDGPPITWLGCRKVALHYEMGDGETVFSAGNDTLWYAPGTGLVREINHEDQGDRIYHADKSLIWSGFEADFPSR, from the coding sequence ATGTCGAGCCGACGTTTCATCCTGCTGGCCCTGCTTCTCGGGTTGGCGCTCGCCCTCGCTTCCTGCAGCGACGACGACCCGACCGATCCGGCGACGGACACCACCGCTCCCCTGGTCGTCAGCGTGAACCCGTCCCAGGACGACGATGACGTGTCCCTGGACGAGGAACTGGTCATCGTGTTCAACGAGGACATGGATCCCGCCTCGGCCGATGGCAGCGTGACCCTGTCCGGCTGCACGGTCACCGACACCGACTGGACCGACGCGCGCACGCTCGTCGTGTCGCACACCGATTGGCCCGAAGGCACCGAGATCACCGCGACGGCGACCGTCGGCCTGACCGACGAAGCCGGCAACGCGCTGGCGACGGCCTTCGCCTGGAACTTCTGGACCTGGACGGACGAGGTCCTGCTGCTGAACACCACGCCCGACGACGACGCCGTGGGCGTGCCCATCAACACCACGGTCTGGCTGCAGTTCTCGCAGGACATGGACGCCGGCACGCTGCCCGGGGCGATCACCGTGACGTCCCCGGACAAGGTCGCCCACGCCTACACGCTGGACATGCTCGAGTCGGACTCGGAGTGCGTCCTGACCTTCACCGACGACCTGCCGGCCTCCACGCTGATCACCGTCGCGGTCAGCACGGCCGCCGAGAGCGGGGAAGGCACGCCGCTGACCACCGCGGCGAGCTTCTCCTTCACCACCGGCACGAACGCCGACCTCACGCCGCCGCAGCTGATCTCGATCGAGCCCGCCGACGGCACGAGCATCGGCACCGACGTCTCCTTCTTCCGCATGACGTTCAGCGAGCCCATCGACGACAACTCGCTCAACCCCGCCATGATCAGCGGGCAGCTGATGACCGCGTTCACCAGCACGGATCAGCCCGGCGTGTGGTCCGAGAACTACACCGTCATCACCGTCGGCCTGCGCACGCCCCTGATCCCCGGCTCGATCTTCAGGGTGGAGTTCGTCTCCTTCGCCGACGTCAACGGCAACGTCAACGACGACGGCTTCGAATGGCAGGCGACCGTCGCCGGCACGGCGCAGTTCGTGCCCGTGATCGACGGCTGGGCCCAGTACTACCAGGGCTACTACCAGGAGACGAACCCCACGAACTTCGGCAGCGTCGAGGAACTCCAGCTCTGCGAGGTCAAGACCGGCGGCGAGTTCTGGCTGTGGCACAACAGCTACTACCAGTCCGACCCCTCGAAGGACTTCCCCGAGATGACGGAGTACGACCGCATGAAGCTCACGTCCTCGGCCGTCCAGTTCCTCGGGTTCCACGAGATGCGCGACATGGAGCCGTCGGACGTCACCTTCACCCCGCCGATCGACTGGCTGCGGCTGCCGGTGGTGACCTCGTCCTGGTCGGGGACGGCGGCGATCGACGACAGTTCCCAGGTCGACTACACGGTCGCGGTGCTGGCCGGCACGTTCGAGCTCCCGTACGGCAACCAGCCGAGCAAGCAGAGCGACGGGCCGCCGATCACCTGGCTCGGCTGCCGCAAGGTCGCCCTGCACTACGAGATGGGCGACGGCGAGACCGTCTTCAGCGCCGGCAACGACACCCTCTGGTACGCCCCGGGCACCGGCCTCGTGCGCGAGATCAACCACGAGGATCAGGGAGACCGGATCTACCACGCCGACAAATCCCTGATCTGGTCGGGGTTTGAGGCGGACTTCCCGAGCCGCTGA